In Falco naumanni isolate bFalNau1 chromosome 5, bFalNau1.pat, whole genome shotgun sequence, the following are encoded in one genomic region:
- the LOC121089392 gene encoding zinc finger protein 629-like, producing MDIVRSQWEVQEHGEDIGTAQIDSTWTQSASPKRFTHQAGGADVVFKPKGRVGAGPISGQITYGKAVTTKMGVTLGQSIAKFLGKAGQSSDQQLGEPFTFVSTSASTEAGWNRSVSLTPDFTHRGEAREAPKALQSTQSRVQAPCSWPRAPGRWWPWDSVPLTFLQAMEHPEVPPGDWDGDGGMVPGIHRGTANSPETDTAESLATSPLLPPSSNPGGPWGLPPTPPPSTRKPYKCTECGKAFGQSSHLMRHLGTHTGEKPYKCSGCAKSFTQHSNLLQHQRTHTGEKPFECGACGKRFGWSSNLSRHRRLHSGQKPFQCSQCGKCFGESAHLLEHERTHTGEKPYRCPDCPKTFSRGSHLARHRRLHAAERGPRPALVMHRGL from the exons ATGGACATAGTACGAAGCCAATGGGAGGTGCAGGAGCATGGGGAAG ATATCGGGACAGCGCAGATTGATAGCACATGGACCCAATCCGCTTCTCCCAAGCGCTTCAcccaccaggctgggggggcggATGTTGTCTTCAAGCCAAAAGGGCGGGTAGGCGCTGGACCAATCAGCGGTCAAATCACCTATGGGAAGGCGGTAACCACTAAGATGGGCGTTACACTTGGCCAATCGATAGCCAAGTTCCTCGGGAAGGCGGGTCAGAGCTCTGATCAACAGCTCGGCGAACCATTCACCTTCGTAAGTACCTCAGCATCCACAGAGGCGGGCTGGAATCGCTCTG tcagTTTAACGCCCGATTTCACCCACAGAGGAGAAGCCCGAGAGGCTCCAAAGGCACTTCAAAGTACCCAGAGCCGTGTGCAA GCACCATGTTCCTGGCCAAGGGCTCCTGGGCGCTGGTGGCCCTGGGACAGTGTCCCCCTCACATTCCTCCAG GCCATGGAGCATCCAGAGGTGCCACCTGGCGACTGGGACGGGGATGGGGGGATGGTACCCGGCATCCACAGAG GCACCGCAAATTCCCCAGAGACGGACACCGCTGAGAGCCTGGCGACGTCGCCACTGCTGCCCCCATCATCCAACCCAGGTGggccctgggggctgccccccaccccccctccaaGTACCCGGAAACCCTACAAGTGCACCGAGTGTGGCAAGGCCTTTGGGCAGAGCTCACACCTGATGCGGCACTTGGGCACCCACACGGGCGAGAAACCCTACAAGTGTAGTGGCTGCGCCAAGAGCTTCACCCAGCACTCCAacctcctgcagcaccagcgCACCCACACCGGTGAGAAACCCTTCGAGTGCGGCGCTTGTGGCAAACGTTTCGGCTGGAGCTCCAACCTCAGCCGCCACCGCCGTCTCCACAGCggccagaagcccttccagTGCAGCCAGTGCGGCAAATGCTTTGGCGAAAGCGCCCACCTGCTCGAGCACGAGCGCACCCACACTGGTGAGAAGCCCTACCGCTGCCCCGACTGCCCCAAGACCTTCAGTCGCGGCTCCCACCTCGCCCGCCACCGCCGCCTTCACGCAGCTGAGCGGGGACCCCGGCCAGCCCTGGTGATGCACCGTGGGCTCTGA
- the TRIM28 gene encoding LOW QUALITY PROTEIN: transcription intermediary factor 1-beta (The sequence of the model RefSeq protein was modified relative to this genomic sequence to represent the inferred CDS: deleted 3 bases in 2 codons), with translation MSGSEVVGDDPAGKRPDSVDLLECCGVCRELLRAEREPRLLPCLHSVCRECLRAAPGPAAASDGPVVNCPICKHECHLKDIVENYFLRDIGSETAANSQGLSQCCTSCEDNALATSYCVECSEPLCETCVEAHQRVKYTKDHTVRAAGGGKMKEGEHAVYCSVHKQEPLVLFCSTCDTLTCRDCQLNAHKDHQYQFLEDAVRNQRKMLAMLVKRLGDKHASLQRSTKEVRSFIRQVTDVQKRVQVDVKMAILQIMKELNKRGKVLVSDAQKVTEGQQEKLERQHWAMTKLQRHQEHILRFASWALESKNSTALLLSKKLICFQLHHALKMIVDPVEPQGDMKFQWDLNAWTKSAESFGTIISERSLPPPSLSPQLPTSNPSDPSPAAGASQGPLQATVVSKGQYAPGPFLQSSMGPQMEAEEGQGTLGTPQSEGGGQEMHILPQFPPGAEGPGCRPVPPLTLTHKQLRAPGIQLQALSWQPTAPPEAAVTGVKRRKHLHPPREEKLVKKLLIKRSCPPGGLVSTILRKVPRVNLERLDLDLSGVTQPPIFRVFPGTSAEDFSLIIIERGAQPRPPTPRAIKEEEQEAAIGDTQDTKPVGLLPQHLKVPEYPGSVAGSGSPPPGASPVPGASCCRVCCQAGAVVMCDHCECCYHLSCHLPALQEVPSPEWRCLLCQDLPPSSDHLTDGVEEGPSHRLCPLDQQKCEYVLLELLCHEPCRPLHRLSSSPDGQDAIDLTLIRARLQEKLTPHYRSPEEFARDIWRMIRQFNRLTEDKADVQSILGLQQFFQAQLNAVFGDRKFSSLLFLDSDSPRAEARGSPASSTAPCGP, from the exons ATGTCGGGCTCGGAGGTGGTGGGGGATGATCCCGCCGGGAAACGACCGGATTCTGTGGATTTGCTGGAATGTTGTGGTGTCTGTCGGGAGCTGCTGAGAGCCGAGAGGGAACCGCGGCTTCTGCCCTGCCTCCACTCGGTCTGCCGGGAGTGTCTGCGGGCCGCTCCAGGCCCTGCCGCCGCCTCGGATGGGCCAG tgGTCAACTGCCCCATCTGCAAACATGAGTGTCACCTGAAGGACATCGTGGAGAACTACTTTTTGAGGGACATTGGGTCAGAGACAGCTGCCAACAGCCAGGGGTTGAGCCAG TGCTGCACCAGCTGCGAGGACAATGCGCTGGCCACAAGCTACTGCGTGGAGTGCTCGGAGCCGCTCTGCGAGACCTGTGTGGAGGCCCACCAGCGGGTCAAGTACACCAAGGACCATACGGTCCGGGCTGCAG GCGGTGGCAAGATGAAGGAGGGGGAGCATGCCGTGTACTGCTCCGTGCACAAGCAGGAGCCACTGGTGCTCTTCTGCAGCACGTGTGACACGCTCACCTGCCGTGACTGCCAGCTCAACGCGCACAAGGACCACCA GTATCAGTTTCTGGAGGACGCAGTGAGGAACCAGCGCAAGATGCTGGCGATGCTGGTGAAGCGCCTGGGTGACAAACACGCCAGCCTGCAGCGCTCCACCAAGGAAGTGCGCAGCTT CATCCGCCAGGTGACAGATGTGCAGAAGCGGGTGCAGGTGGATGTGAAGATGGCCATCCTCCAGATCATGAAGGAGCTCAACAAACGCGGCAAGGTGCTGGTGAGCGACGCCCAG AAGGTGACGGAGGGACAGCAGGAGAAGCTGGAGCGGCAGCACTGGGCCATGACCAAGTTGCAGCGGCACCAGGAGCACATCCTGCGCTTCGCCTCCTGGGCCTTGGAGAGC AAAaacagcactgctctgctgctctccaagAAGCTG ATCTGCTTCCAGCTCCACCATGCCCTCAAGATGATTGTGGACCCCGTGGAGCCACAGGGTGACATGAAATTCCAGTGGGACCTCAACGCCTGGACCAAGAGCGCTGAGAGCTTTG GCACCATTATCTCGGAGCGGagcctccccccaccctccctcaGCCCCCAACTGCCCACCAGCAACCCCTCTGaccccagccccgctgcaggAGCCTCGCAG ggccCCCTGCAAGCCACAGTGGTCAGCAAAGGGCAATATGCTCCTGGGCCCTTCCTGCAGTCCTCCATGGGACCCCAAATGGAGgctgaggaggggcaggggaccCTCGGCACCCCACAGagtgaggggggggggcaggagatGCACatcctgcctcagtttcccccagGAGCTGAAGGACCCGGCTG CCGACCTGTCCCCCCCCTCACCTTGACCCACAAACAGCTGAGAGCCCCAGGGATCCAGCTGCAGGCGCTGAGCTGG CAGCCAACAGCCCCCCCCGAAGCTGCTGTCACAGGAGTGAAGAG GAGAAAACACCTTCATCCTCCCAGGGAGGAGAAGCTCGTTAAGAAGCTGCTCATTAAGCG gagctgcccccccGGGGGCCTGGTGAGCACCATCCTTCGCAAGGTGCCGCGGGTCAACCTGGAGCGACTGGATCTGGATCTGTCGGGGGTGACGCAGCCCCCCATCTTCCGTGTCTTCCCCGGCACCTCAGCCGAAGACTTCAGCCTCATCATCATTGAGCGGGGGGCACAGCCGcggccccccaccccccgcgcCATCAAG gaggaggagcaggaggcagccaTTGGGGACACCCAGGACACCAAGCCGGTGGGgctgcttccccagcacctTAAGGTGCCAGAATACCCGGGATCCGTGGCAGGATCGGGATCCCCCCCGCCCGGAGCGTCCCCTGTCCCCGGGGCCTCCTGTTGTCGAGTCTGCTGCCAGGCCGGTGCCGTGGTGATGTGTGACCACTGCGAGTGCTGCTACCACCTCAGCTGtcacctccctgccctccagGAGGTCCCCAG CCCTGAGTGGAGGTGTCTGCTGTGCCAGGACCTGCCACCCTCCAGCGATCACCTCACCGATGGCGTGGAGGAAGGGCCATCCCACAGACTCTGCCCCCTGGACCAGCAG AAATGTGAGTatgtgctgctggagctgctctgccacGAACCCTGCCGACCTCTTCACCGCCTTTCCAGCTCCCCG gatgGCCAGGATGCCATCGACCTGACCCTCATCCGCgccaggctgcaggagaagctCACCCCGCACTACCGCAGCCCCGAGGAGTTTGCCCGCGACATCTGGAGGATGATCCGGCAGTTCAACCGCCTCACTGAG GACAAGGCAGACGTTCAGTCCATCCTGGGCCTGCAGCAGTTCTTCCAAGCTCAGCTCAATGCTGTTTTCGGCGACCGCAAgttctcctccctcctcttcctcgaCTCGGATTCCCCCAGGGCTGAGGCTCGAGGTTCCCCAGCCTCTTCCACTGCCCCCTGCGGTCCCTGA
- the LOC121089480 gene encoding U1 small nuclear ribonucleoprotein 70 kDa-like, protein MTQFLPPNLLALFAPRDPIPYLPPLEKLPHEKHHNQPYSGIAPYIREFEDPRDAPPPTRAETREERMERKRREKIERRQQEVETELKMWDPHNDPNAQGDAFKTLFVARVNYDTTESKLRREFEVYGPIKRIYMVYNKRSGKPRGYAFIEYEHERDMHSTFLMAFATAGLQLILVLPPSNTSVYGWYKGFVLGKTRF, encoded by the exons ATGACGCAGTTCCTGCCCCCCAACCTGCTGGCGCTCTTCGCCCCCCGCGACCCCATCCCTTACCTGCCCCCCCTGGAGAAGCTCCCCCACGAGAAACACCACAACCAGCCCTACAGCGGCATCGCTCCCTACATCCGCGAATTTGAG GATCCTCGTGACGCCCCCCCGCCAACCCGTGCTGAGACACGGGAGGAGCGCATGGAGCGGAAG AGGCGGGAGAAGATCGAGCGAAGGCAGCAAGAGGTTGAGACTGAGCTCAAGATGT GGGACCCCCACAACGACCCCAACGCCCAAGGAGACGCCTTCAAAACCCTCTTCGTGGCCAGAGTG AACTATGACACGACAGAGTCGAAGCTGCGACGCGAATTCGAGGTCTACGGCCCCATCAAGCGG ATCTACATGGTCTACAACAAGCGCTCTGGGAAGCCCCGTGGCTACGCCTTCATCGAGTACGAGCACGAGCGGGATATGCACT CCACCTTTCTGATGGCTTTTGCCACTGCTGGCTTGCAGCTGATCCTAGTGCTCCCCCCTTCCAACACCTCAGTGTATGGTTGGTATAAGGGGTTTGTACTTGGTAAGACACGCTTCTAA